One window of the Podospora pseudocomata strain CBS 415.72m chromosome 7, whole genome shotgun sequence genome contains the following:
- a CDS encoding hypothetical protein (EggNog:ENOG503PQKG; COG:S): MHDHHKASIAKITAYFEADPTVMGLILTGSIAHGFDRADSDVDVLIVVSDDDFARRLETGNLTMVSPDLCTYEGGFVDAKYTCLSLINQTAEKGSEPARWAYDGAQVLFSRFDPPNILQNAIKNIASYQTEGKENRIMRFRVQLQIWRWYCSEGRKKNNPYLLNLAASKLVLFGGRLILAHNEMLYPFHKWFLRLLGDAPEKPEGFMDLVDRVIRDPTEANTEHFFEVVANWKEWATSPNRPGALYMVDSELNWLYLQTPVDDL; this comes from the coding sequence ATGCACGACCATCACAAAgcatccatcgccaagatAACCGCCTACTTCGAGGCGGACCCTACAGTGATGGGGTTGATCCTCACGGGTTCAATAGCCCACGGTTTCGACCGTGCTGACTCTGACGTCGACGTCTTAATTGTCGTTTCAGATGATGATTTTGCCCGGCGTCTGGAGACAGGGAACCTCACCATGGTCAGTCCCGATTTGTGTACATACGAGGGCGGCTTCGTGGACGCCAAATACACATGCTTGTCCCTGATCAACCAAACCGCCGAAAAAGGAAGCGAGCCTGCGCGATGGGCATATGACGGCGCCCAGGTCCTCTTCAGTCGCTTCGATCCTCCCAATATTCTACAGAACGCTATCAAGAACATTGCATCGTACCAGACAGAGGGGAAAGAGAATCGCATAATGAGATTCAGGGTCCAGCTGCAGATTTGGAGATGGTACTGTTCTGAaggcaggaagaagaacaaccCGTACTTGTTGAACCTAGCGGCCTCGAAGCTAGTGTTGTTTGGTGGTCGGCTCATCTTAGCACACAATGAGATGCTTTACCCGTTTCACAAGTGGTTTCTCAGGTTGTTGGGAGATGCGCCAGAGAAACCCGAGGGCTTTATGGATCTGGTGGATAGGGTGATCAGGGACCCGACAGAAGCAAACACTGAGCATTTCTTTGAGGTGGTTGCGAACTGGAAGGAATGGGCTACTAGTCCTAACAGGCCAGGAGCGCTTTACATGGTTGACAGTGAGCTGAATTGGCTATATCTGCAGACGCCTGTGGATGACCTTTAG
- a CDS encoding hypothetical protein (EggNog:ENOG503PFFM): MLFASRQGIPVPQVYFFDSSVKNGYGIEFTIQEFVQGERLDTNQALISEAVECWHRLWNSSNFTQSGSLYWHWNSQPFFVGPMVDQEFFAPRVEKVSHELPQFGPSSDSPSYVEVLFNTRRQRDWTKCHQGSQIMSSLSGCPVDANRFLARFAEIEAMAGSVSALIFKSRMIHWDMHERNVLVKSDGEKIAAVINWDAVVIEPAGLCRSIGHACVLDHMSSWE, translated from the coding sequence ATGCTCTTTGCAAGCCGCCAAGGTATTCCAGTACCACAGGTTTACTTCTTTGACTCGTCTGTGAAGAACGGTTATGGCATTGAATTCACGATTCAGGAGTTTGTCCAGGGTGAGAGGCTTGACACTAACCAAGCCCTTATCTCAGAAGCCGTAGAGTGCTGGCATCGACTGTGGAACAGCAGTAACTTCACTCAATCTGGAAGTCTTTACTGGCATTGGAATAGCCAGCCTTTCTTCGTAGGCCCTATGGTAGACCAAGAGTTCTTTGCTCCCCGTGTGGAGAAGGTGAGCCACGAACTTCCACAATTCGGCCCTTCCTCGGACTCGCCAAGCTACGTTGAGGTTCTCTTCAATACTAGAAGGCAAAGGGATTGGACTAAATGTCACCAAGGCTCTCAGATCATGTCTTCACTTTCAGGTTGCCCAGTTGATGCCAACAGATTTCTAGCGAGGTTTGCTGAGATCGAGGCCATGGCTGGTTCTGTATCTGCTCTGATCTTCAAGTCAAGAATGATTCATTGGGATATGCATGAGCGTAATGTCCTGGTTAAATCTGACGGTGAAAAGATTGCTGCGGTGATCAACTGGGATGCTGTGGTTATAGAGCCTGCCGGTTTATGCCGCTCTATTGGTCACGCCTGTGTCCTTGACCACATGTCGTCTTGGGAGTAG
- the SET5_1 gene encoding SET domain-containing protein 5 (EggNog:ENOG503NX13; COG:B), which produces MAWGHVTLARVLLLGLATHFASAADSKKDGLASEEIQHRTVYTGNATEPVLSSPPTDKWWKSNICQGSYCVYTNLRIANRRGLVLVTKPDEYNKVERIEAYLERADNKWEDGSLLAETEILEKGLGLTAKQSIRRGKPLSSWSPVLLVHKDLFEDVVKKKERTRLLEAAINYLPDDTRAAFNRQRNRPGHNSGESPRSIEEILYAHPFEVDLGAGYRQEHSSKHYINYPEVALFQHDCRPNVAFYIDQHLQHRTTVARKVAEGEELSISYIDPFLPRKERSDWVKRFRGSSKPCPCAACTGNNKPSQLKKSDKNLAEINSIKAELKNHDSKKVTVSLIDRYVKLMQEEKLQAKYAEAWELAALNYNYLGEDKKAKKYADLAVQAGIVEGGKDSNDVVAMRVFASDVKGHYSYRYTLKRRGIKEPGN; this is translated from the coding sequence ATGGCGTGGGGTCATGTCACTCTCGCGAGGGTGTTGCTCCTCGGCCTAGCAACCCACTTTGCCAGCGCGGCAGACTCCAAGAAAGACGGCCTTGCATCCGAAGAGATTCAGCACAGGACTGTGTACACCGGCAACGCAACCGAACCGGTTCTGTCTTCGCCACCAACTGACAAGTGGTGGAAGTCCAACATCTGCCAAGGGTCTTACTGCGTTTACACGAACCTGCGAATTGCGAACCGGCGCGGACTTGTCCTAGTAACAAAGCCAGATGAATACAACAAGGTCGAACGAATCGAAGCGTATCTCGAAAGGGCGGACAACAAGTGGGAAGACGGCTCTCTTCTTGCCGAGACAGAGATTCTGGAAAAAGGCCTGGGCTTGACGGCAAAGCAGTCCATCAGGCGTGGAAAGCCACTCAGCTCCTGGTCTCCCGTGCTCCTTGTGCACAAAGATCTTTTTGAAGATGTTGTCAAGAAAAAGGAACGAACGCGCTTGCTGGAAGCAGCGATCAACTACCTGCCCGATGACACCCGAGCCGCCTTCAACAGGCAACGCAACCGCCCTGGGCACAACTCCGGCGAGAGTCCTCGTTCGATCGAGGAGATTTTGTACGCTCACCCCTTCGAAGTGGACCTCGGAGCTGGCTACCGTCAAGAGCATAGCTCCAAGCACTACATCAACTATCCTGAGGTCGCCCTTTTCCAACACGATTGCCGACCAAATGTCGCCTTCTACATTGATCAGCACCTGCAACACCGCACGACTGTGGCCCGcaaggtggcggagggggaggagctcTCGATTTCTTACATTGACCCCTTCTTGCCTCGCAAGGAGAGATCAGACTGGGTCAAGCGGTTtcggggcagcagcaagccgtGCCCTTGCGCCGCCTGCACCGGCAACAACAAGCCGTCGCAGCTCAAAAAGTCGGATAAGAACCTTGCCGAGATCAACTCGATAAAGGCAGAACTCAAGAACCACGACAGCAAAAAGGTGACGGTTTCTCTGATTGATCGCTACGTGAAGTTgatgcaggaggagaagctgcaggCCAAGTACGCCGAGGCCTGGGAACTGGCGGCTTTGAATTACAATTATTTGGGGGAAGacaagaaggcaaagaagtACGCCGACCTGGCAGTGCAGGCCGGGATTGTcgaaggaggaaaagataGCAATGATGTGGTGGCCATGAGGGTGTTTGCAAGCGACGTGAAGGGCCATTACAGTTACCGATACACActgaagaggagagggatcAAGGAGCCTGGGAATTAA
- a CDS encoding hypothetical protein (EggNog:ENOG503PIN2) yields the protein MSPSDTSYNYYSDTSTGAYSESDPRNCLISGCRRKHAFARVGGRKIYSEFCNVHTCERTFPLSKGLHCPNPKREHERFCSVDLSCGHPDCSQTGSYSSSAEWTQYFCPRHRCTMRGCLAGSTNKRQQQRCDLHILTCNVPRCERPCYENRDGTLDIVCAAHYGSFNCAWAGCARRKPGYDTKYCLEHKCAFGECSHGRERDAKWCKEHKCAISSCDRGVRENGGVMCKDHECNSSRCRLPRMTGVDFCTDHGCKGKNCRFKARFPGGYCEERHACIVGMCSNPRSTVMSSTLGIFTDRCVEHDRLNRVGRRLSTNDMPERERWEGRRHRYSDDIESMRRRELERLQKEQREREEREAHGPMYAYSGWDRR from the coding sequence ATGAGCCCTTCCGACACTTCCTACAACTACTACTCCGACACCAGCACTGGGGCCTATTCCGAATCCGATCCTCGCAACTGCCTCATCTCTGGCTGCCGTCGCAAGCATGCCTTTGCCCGTGTGGGTGGACGCAAGATCTACTCCGAGTTTTGCAACGTCCACACCTGCGAGCGAAcctttcccctttccaaGGGTCTCCACTGCCCTAACCCCAAAAGGGAGCATGAGCGTTTCTGCTCTGTCGATTTGAGCTGCGGCCACCCTGACTGTTCGCAGACGGGCTCCTATTCATCGTCAGCAGAATGGACGCAGTACTTTTGCCCCCGTCACCGCTGCACCATGCGGGGGTGTCTTGCTGGATCGACCAATaagaggcagcagcagagatGCGACCTTCACATCTTGACCTGCAACGTGCCGCGGTGCGAGAGACCATGCTATGAGAACCGAGACGGGACCCTCGACATTGTGTGCGCAGCCCACTACGGCAGCTTCAACTGCGCCTGGGCCGGGTGCGCGCGGAGGAAACCTGGATACGACACCAAGTACTGTCTAGAACACAAGTGCGCGTTTGGGGAATGCTCGCACGGCAGGGAAAGAGACGCAAAGTGGTGCAAGGAGCACAAATGTGCCATCTCGTCCTGTGATCGAGGGGTCAGGGAGAACGGAGGGGTCATGTGCAAGGATCACGAGTGCAACAGCTCCCGATGCAGACTCCCAAGGATGACCGGGGTTGACTTTTGCACCGATCATGGATGCAAGGGGAAGAACTGCCGCTTTAAAGCGCGGTTTCCGGGAGGCTATTGCGAGGAGAGGCATGCTTGCATCGTGGGCATGTGCTCAAACCCCAGGTCAACCGTCATGAGCTCGACGCTGGGCATCTTCACAGACCGCTGTGTAGAGCATGATCGGCTGAAccgggtggggaggaggctgtcgaCAAATGACATGCCCGAGAGAGAGCGGTGGGAGGGGCGCAGACATCGGTATTCCGACGACATCGAGTCGATGAGACGGAGGGAATTGGAAAGGTTACAGAAAGAGCAGAGAGAGCgcgaggagagagaggcccATGGACCAATGTATGCATACTCGGGCTGGGATCGGCGATGA
- the APE3 gene encoding Aminopeptidase Y (COG:O; EggNog:ENOG503NV3A; MEROPS:MER0001288), whose protein sequence is MPRLKAIALHGLAAAVGVSAFAVQQKPILHDQQAQAPIGTHGDKPLVDSEALQDTIKADNLLARAKHLYKIAKLSEDKFGRPTRVIGSPGHEGTIKYIQKALNAVSDYYTFGLQPFSAVSGTIFESRLTIDDKLPFTAYPMSLTPPTKNKEPVNGNLVLVSNEGCNEEDYPEAVSGNIAFIKRGVCPFGTKSELAGKAGAIAAVVYNYEDAPVGGTLGTPSKNHVATFGLSGREARPYVERLETGKTIAATAYIDAVVNQIVTNNIIAQTKGGDQENCVMLGGHSDSVGEGPGINDDGSGSLALLEVALNLANFSVNNCVRFAWWSAEEEGLLGSDHYVSVLAPEENKKIRLFMDYDMLASPNFAYQVYDARDAVNPVGSQALRDLYVDWYTKHGLNYTFIPFDGRSDYDGFIRHGIPAGGIATGAEGIKSRAEARMFGGEYGVPYDVCYHELCDDIQNLNLTAWEINTKLVAHSVATFATSFDGFPKRTLDEEQFATTNMYHEQTKYHGDKLFV, encoded by the exons ATGCCTAGACTAAAGGCAATTGCCCTCCACGGACTGGCGGCCGCCGTAGGCGTGTCCGCCTTTGCTGTGCAGCAAAAACCAATCCTTCATGACCAGCAGGCCCAGGCGCCTATTGGTACCCACGGCGACAAGCCACTCGTCGATTCGGAAGCTCTCCAAGACACCATCAAAGCCGACAACCTTCTCGCCCGCGCCAAACACCTCTACAAGATCGCCAAGCTGTCCGAGGACAAGTTCGGCCGTCCCACGCGTGTTATCGGAAGTCCGGGCCACGAAGGCACCATCAAGTACATACAGAAAGCCCTCAATGCCGTCAGCGACTACTACACATTTGGTCTGCAGCCTTTCTCCGCCGTGTCGGGAACCATCTTCGAGAGCCGTCTGACCATCGACGACAAGCTGCCTTTCACCGCCTATCCTATGAGCCTGACGCCCCCGACTAAGAATAAGGAACCGGTGAACGGGAACCTGGTGCTCGTCTCGAACGAAGGCTGCAACGAAGAGGACTACCCCGAGGCTGTCTCAGGCAACATCGCTTTCATCAAGCGCGGTGTTTGCCCCTTTGGCACAAAGTCAGAGCTTGCTGGCAAGGCAGGCGCCATCGCTGCTGTGGTCTACAACTACGAAGACGCGCCTGTGGGAGGCACCCTCGGCACCCCGTCCAAAAACCACGTTGCTACCTTTGGCTTGTCTGGCAGGGAGGCCCGTCCCTACGTCGAGAGACTCGAGACGGGTAAGACGATCGCCGCCACCGCTTACATTGACGCCGTCGTGAACCAGATCGtgaccaacaacatcattGCCCAAacaaaaggaggagatcaagaaaaCTGCGTCATGCTTGGAGGCCACAGTGATTCTGTTGGGGAGGGCCCCGGCATCAATGATGACGGATCAGGAAGCCTGGCTCTTTTGGAGGTTGCTTTGAACCTGGCCAACTTCTCTGTCAACAACTGCGTGCGTTTTGCATGGTGGTCtgccgaagaggaaggcttgCTGGGCTCTGATCACTATGTTAGTGTCTTGGCTCCcgaggagaacaagaagatCCGTCTGTTCATGGACTATGACATGCTGGCCAGCCCCAACTTTGCATACCAAGTCTACGATGCTCGAGACGCGGTCAATCCAGTTGGCTCGCAAGCGCTTCGCGACCTGTACGTCGACTGGTACACCAAGCACGGACTCAACTACACCTTTATCCCCTTCGATGGACGCAGTGATTATGATGGTTTCATCCGGCACGGTATCCCCGCGGGTGGTATTGCTACCGGCGCCGAAGGCATCAAATCCAGGGCTGAGGCTCGGATGTTTGGCGGCGAGTATGGTGTTCCATACGATGTCTGCTATCATGAGCTCTGTGATGATATCCAGAATCTGAACCTCACAGCTTGGGAGATCAACACCAAG TTGGTTGCCCACTCGGTTGCTACATTTGCTACTTCTTTTGATGGCTTCCCCAAGAGAACGCTTGACGAGGAGCAGTTCGCTACCACAAACATGTATCACGAGCAGACAAAGTATCATGGTGACAAGCTTTTTGTCTGA
- a CDS encoding hypothetical protein (EggNog:ENOG503P2RE): protein MQIKSLALFATAALAAVNEPCVGSGGRAGVCVTTSTCSSSGGITIDGACPSDASNVKCCTKASCPNGSAGNCRWASDCAGSTLTGLCPGPAQMRCCSSSATGFGGYSAPAIPAVGACKAVAVEGAKKVVAAFPGRVRQIYCTRACACPGTSDHCCGKAIDYMCSDAGGVPTMSGRQLAEWAMNNRASLNLKYIIWGQRIWSPSDGVKAWTSWRAMEDRGDVTQNHWDHVHISFN, encoded by the exons atgCAGATCAAGTCGCTCGCCCTCtttgccaccgccgccttggCCGCTGTCAATGAGCCCTGTGTTGGTTCTGGCGGAAGAGCTG GCGTCTGCGTCACCACGTCGACTTGCTCATCATCTGGCGGCATTACCATTGATGGAGCGTGCCCGTCTGATGCTTCCAATGTCAAGTGCTGCACCAAGGCTTCCTGCCCCAACGGTTCCGCTGGCAACTGTCGTTGGGCATCGGACTGCGCAGGGAGCACACTGACTGGTCTTTGCCCGGGACCTGCGCAGATGAGAtgctgctcttcttctgccaccGGCTTCGGAGGGTATTCTGCCCCAGCTATCCCCGCCGTCGGGGCCTGCAAGGCCGTGGCTGTTGAGGGTGCCAAGAAGGTTGTCGCTGCCTTCCCCGGCAGAGTCAGACAGATTTACTGCACCCGGGCTTGCGCCTGTCCCGGTACTTCGGATCACTGCTGCGGCAAGGCGATCGATTACATGTGCtctgatgctggtggt GTTCCCACCATGTCCGGCCGCCAGCTCGCTGAGTGGGCCATGAACAACCGTGCCAGCTTGAACCTCAAGTATATCATCTGGGGCCAGCGCATCTGGAGTCCTAGTGATGGTGTCAAGGCCTGGACCAGCTGGCGCGCCATGGAGGATCGTGGAGATGTCACCCAAAACCACTG GGACCACGTTCACATCAGCTTCAACTAG
- a CDS encoding hypothetical protein (MEROPS:MER0000432; COG:S; EggNog:ENOG503Q35C), with amino-acid sequence MDLTDHPQSSSKPTGTASKMALNLSSFGILPPGILTQPTPFSLNVSMRDIHRLSAQVDQANIAVPQYYNTHADPVNGTYGVSRSWLLDAQQIWLSEFDWRAHEEQQNKFPNFRINVTLPSDGQVFDLHFAALFSKREDAVPITLLHGWPGSWMEFLPVMELLVEKYTADTLPYHVVVPSIPDYGLSFRPEETKELTMATAGEAINSLMVQLGFNGYVAQGGDVGSFLSQVLSHHDECKAYHLNMFFMTSQQQSSVAHLNISAEEQAKVDYAAAWATTGNAYAVEHGTRPSTISLVLQTNPVAMLAWMGEKLIEWSDNRHSPFPSIDTILSFVSYYWLTNSYARSMWAYSELTSVVGGELPPYNPSLTKPMGYSCFPVEIATLPESWARELFPNLVFYGVHEKGGHFAALQAPKAFLSDIEQFLAIVKDTVLGSA; translated from the exons ATGGACCTCACTGATCACCCACAATCATCCAGCAAGCCAACAGGCACTGCCAGCAAGATGGCTCTCAACCTCTCTTCGTTTGGGATTCTCCCACCGGGAATCCTGACCCAGCCGACACCCTTCTCACTCAACGTTTCTATGAGAGATATCCATCGCCTCTCGGCCCAAGTCGACCAGGCCAACATCGCTGTGCCTCAGTATTATAATACCCACGCGGACCCTGTCAATGGAACGTACGGGGTTTCCCGCTCCTGGCTTCTCGATGCCCAGCAAATCTGGCTCTCCGAATTTGACTGGCGCGCGCACGAGGAACAACAAAACAAGTTCCCCAACTTCCGCATCAACGTCACTCTCCCGTCAGACGGACAGGTTTTCGACCTCCACTTTGCCGCCTTGTTCTCCAAGCGTGAGGATGCCGTCCCCATCACCCTTCTCCATGGCTGGCCCGGGTCCTGGATGGAGTTTCTCCCAGTCATGGAACTTTTGGTGGAGAAGTACACCGCCGACACTCTCCCCTACCACGTTGTTGTCCCGTCCATCCCTGATTACGGCCTCAGTTTCCGCCccgaggagaccaaggagctGACCATGGCAACCGCGGGCGAGGCCATCAACTCTCTTATGGTTCAATTGGGCTTCAATGGATATGTGGCacagggaggagatgttggcAGCTTCCTGTCACAGGTGCTGAGCCATCATGACGAGTGCAAGGCTTACCATT taaacatGTTTTTCATGACATCCCAACAGCAATCCTCCGTCGCTCATCTGAATATCTCGGCCGAAGAACAAGCAAAGGTGGACTACGCTGCGGCTTGGGCCACCACCGGTAACGCctacgctgtcgagcatggaACCCGCCCTTCGACCATTTCCCTGGTGCTTCAGACCAACCCAGTTGCAATGCTAGCCTG GATGGGTGAAAAGTTGATTGAATGGTCCGACAACAGACACTCCCCGTTCCCATCTATCGACACCATTCTCTCGTTTGTCTCGTACTATTGGTTGACCAACTCGTATGCCCGGTCAATGTGGGCGTATTCCGAACTGACCAGCGTTGTTGGCGGTGAGCTTCCGCCATACAACCCTTCGTTGACAAAACCCATGGGCTACTCGTGCTTCCCGGTGGAGATTGCCACGCTTCCTGAATCTTGGGCTAGAGAGCTGTTCCCAAATTTGGTATTTTATGGAGTTCATGAAAAG GGCGGCCACTTTGCGGCACTGCAAGCCCCCAAGGCATTCTTGAGTGATATTGAGCAGTTTTTGGCGATTGTGAAGGACACTGTGCTAGGATCAGCTTAA
- a CDS encoding hypothetical protein (CAZy:GH62; EggNog:ENOG503NX3A; COG:G) gives MRPSALFACLWASATALPSSLSAGPDVSIVQLSNQPPSDLPTTWQWTSTGPLVGPKNDGRGIAGIKDPTIILINGTHHVFASTAQSAGYNLVYFTFADWADAPNATFYYLDQAPLGTGYRAAPQVFWFAPHKLWYLVYQNGNAAYSTNPDINNPKGWTAPKVFYPDGMPKIIEQNIGDGYWVDMWVICDPASCHLFSSDDNGQLYRSETSLEQFPNGMSQPVIAMQDNRNDLFEAACVYSLPDGKYLLLVEAIGTDGHRWFRSWTADSIRGPWQGLANTEQNPWARSNNVQFDGDVWTKSISHGEIIRDGTVDEKLLIDPCNIRFMYQGMDPSAGGEYNALPWRLGFITHNNPAC, from the coding sequence ATGCGCCCTTCCGCTCTCTTCGCCTGTTTATGGGCCTCTGCTActgctcttccttcttccctGTCAGCTGGGCCAGATGTCTCCATTGTCCAGCTGTCAAACCAACCTCCCAGTGACCTGCCCACAACATGGCAGTGGACCTCCACTGGACCTCTTGTCGGCCCCAAGAACGACGGTCGGGGGATCGCCGGAATCAAAGACCCAACTATCATCCTGATCAACGGAACCCACCACGTATTTGCTTCTACCGCTCAGTCCGCTGGCTACAACCTGGTTTACTTTACCTTTGCCGACTGGGCCGATGCGCCTAATGCCACTTTTTACTACCTGGATCAAGCCCCTCTTGGGACCGGTTATCGTGCAGCTCCTCAGGTCTTTTGGTTCGCGCCTCACAAACTCTGGTATCTCGTTTACCAGAACGGAAACGCTGCGTACTCCACAAACCCAGACATCAACAATCCCAAGGGCTGGACTGCTCCCAAGGTCTTCTATCCAGATGGGATGCCCAAGATTATCGAACAAAACATTGGGGACGGGTACTGGGTTGACATGTGGGTCATCTGCGATCCGGCAAGCTGTCATCTATTTTCATCAGACGACAACGGGCAGCTCTACCGATCTGAAACCAGCCTTGAACAATTTCCCAACGGCATGAGCCAACCCGTAATTGCCATGCAGGACAATCGCAACGACCTTTTTGAGGCAGCGTGCGTGTATTCGCTTCCCGATGGCAAATATTTGCTGCTGGTCGAAGCCATTGGAACCGACGGTCACCGGTGGTTCAGGTCTTGGACGGCAGATTCCATCAGGGGGCCATGGCAGGGGCTAGCCAACACGGAGCAAAACCCATGGGCAAGAAGCAACAATGTTCAGTTCGATGGGGATGTCTGGACGAAAAGCATCAGTCATGGGGAGATTATCAGGGACGGGACGGTGGACGAGAAGCTGCTGATTGATCCATGTAATATCCGGTTCATGTACCAAGGGATGGATCCAAGTGCTGGTGGGGAGTACAATGCATTGCCATGGAGGTTGGGCTTTATCACACACAACAACCCTGCTTGTTAG
- a CDS encoding hypothetical protein (CAZy:GH43; EggNog:ENOG503PAKC; COG:G): MRPFWKRSGIVASLIAFSSFLLLAAPVTAQASSTTTSSPAVSYVNTLANQRADPHIFKHTDGWYYFTATVPAFDRIILRRAQSIQALGDAAETTVWRRKSSGVGSGQVWAPEIHFIDGKWYIYVALGVANEWRIRAFVLEASGANPLTSTWIEKGIIKTNWDTFSLDATTFTVNSTRYLVWAQQDPSRSGENSSLFIAPLQNPWTIRGTAVAISHPDLAWERIGYKVNEGASVIQRNGRIFMTYSASATDHNYCMGLLSASATANLMNPASWTKSRTPVFVSNANTNQWGPGHNSFTLSEDGKSDLMVYHDRGYKDINGDPLNDPNRRTRVQKVYWKADGTPDFGIPVPDGNTPVRLRSAVSSGLFLRFYTGNSVPSGSVALEDTQFRIVNPGLSGNGTISLESTSNPGVYLRRLNGSQVQFEAGRNLNTAASKASASFNRRSGLANGSGISLEASDAGGQYLRLQAGGALVVSAASSTTDQEQATFYLE; encoded by the exons ATGAGGCCTTTTTGGAAGCGAAGCGGTATCGTGGCGTCGTTGATCGCCTTTTCGTCCTTTCTATTGCTAGCCGCCCCAGTGACAGCCCAGGCTTCATCGACTACCACCTCGTCGCCCGCAGTCAGCTATGTAAACACATTGGCTAACCAACGAGCCGACCCCCACATTTTCAAACACACGGATGGATGGTACTACTTCACCGCCACAGTTCCTGCCTTTGATAGGATCATCCTCCGTCGTGCTCAGTCCATCCAGGCGCTGGGTGATGCAGCGGAGACTAcagtttggaggaggaagtcgtCTGGTGTTGGGAGTGGTCAGGTCTGGGCACCCGAGATAC ACTTCATCGACGGAAAATGGTATATCTACGTCGCTTTGGGCGTAGCAAATGAATGGCGCATTCGAGCTTTTGTTCTTGAAGCGTCTGGTGCTAACCCCCTGACATCAACATGGATCGAAAAGGGGATTATCAAGACCAACTG GGACACCTTCTCGCTCGACGCAACAACCTTCACCGTCAACTCCACGCGTTATCTTGTCTGGGCCCAGCAAGACCCGTCCCGGTCCGGCGAGAACTCGTCTCTCTTCATCGCACCGTTGCAGAACCCATGGACTATCCGGGGCACCGCCGTCGCCATCTCTCATCCCGATCTCGCCTGGGAACGGATAGGGTACAAAGTCAATGAGGGAGCGTCCGTCATCCAACGGAATGGCAGAATCTTCATGACCTACTCCGCCTCAGCCACGGATCACAACTATTGCATGGGCCTTTTAAGCGCGTCCGCAACTGCCAATCTCATGAACCCAGCATCGTGGACAAAGAGCAGGACGCCCGTCTTTGTGAGCAACGCCAACACGAACCAATGGGGTCCAGGACACAACAGCTTCACGCTATCAGAGGATGGAAAGAGTGACTTGATGGTATATCATGACAGGGGCTACAAGGATATCAACGGAGACCCGCTCAACGACCCCAATCGGCGGACGAGGGTGCAAAAGGTGTATTGGAAGGCCGACGGAACACCGGACTTTGGCATCCCGGTGCCGGATGGAAATACGCCGGTCAGACTGAGGTCGGCCGTCTCATCTGGACTGTTCCTCAGATTTTACACTGGGAACAGCGTGCCGAGCGGCTCGGTCGCCCTGGAAGATACTCAGTTCCGCATTGTCAATCCCGGGTTGTCGGGTAATGGCACCATCAGCTTGGAGTCAACGAGTAATCCAGGGGTCTACCTTCGCCGGTTGAATGGAAGCCAGGTTCAGTTTGAAGCAGGCCGGAATCTGAACACCGCAGCCAGCAAGGCATCAGCGAGCTTCAACAGGCGCTCTGGACTGGCCAACGGATCCGGGATTTCTCTCGAGGCGTCCGATGCAGGAGGCCAGTATTTACGCTTGCAAGCAGGTGGAGCGTTGGTGGTTTCCGCGGCGAGCAGCACAACAGACCAAGAACAAGCGACCTTCTATCTCGAGTAA